One stretch of Mangifera indica cultivar Alphonso chromosome 9, CATAS_Mindica_2.1, whole genome shotgun sequence DNA includes these proteins:
- the LOC123226183 gene encoding protein argonaute 4-like gives MASLEHDGNGVHKENEAHEGNGTVGALPPPPPVILPDFVPTLVEPEQVKKKVVRVPISRRGHGSKGQKITLLTNHFKVNVTNVDGHFFHYSVSLSYEDGRPVDGKGIGRRVIDRVQETYDNELAGKNFAYDGEKSLFTVGPLPRNKLEFTVVLEEISSNRNYGNGSPDGHESPNSSDRKRLRRPYHSKTYKVEISFAAKIPMQSIANALRGQESENSQEALRVLDIILRQHAARQGCLLVRQSFFHNDPKNFTDVGGGVLGCRGFHSSFRTAQGGLSLNIDVSTTMIIQPGPVVDFLIANQNVRDPYSIDWAKAKRMLKNLRIKVIPSNQEYKITGLSEKPCREQMFSLKQKNERDGDGEFQSHEISVYDYFVNHRNMDLRYSADVPCINVGKPKRPTYIPLELCSLVSLQRYTKALSTLQRASLVEKSRQKPPERMNTLSNVLRNSKYDAEPMLRSCGISISTNFTQVEGRVLPAPRLKVGNGEDFFPRNGRWNFNNKKLVEPTKIERWAVVNFSARCDIRSLVQGLIKCGNMKGIKIDDPFDVFEENPQLRRAPPMVRVEKMFEDIQSKLPGAPQFLLCLLPERKNSDLYGPWKRKNLAEFGIVTQCIAPTKVNDQYITNVLLKINAKLGGLNSLLAVEHSPSIPVVSKAPTIILGMDVSHGSPGQSDIPSIAAVVSSRNWPLISRYRAAVRTQSPKVEMIDSLFKKVSDTEDEGIMRELLLDFYTSSGKRKPDQIIIFRDGVSESQFNQVLNIELDQIIEACKFLDEKWSPKFVVIVAQKNHHTKFFQSGSPDNVPPGTIIDNRVCHPKNYDFYLCAHAGMIGTTRPTHYHVLLDEVGFSADDLQDLVHSLSYVYQKSTTAISVVAPICYAHLAAAQVGSFVKFEDKSETSSSHGGVTSAGAAAVPQLPRLQEKVCNSMFFC, from the exons ATGGCTTCACTTGAGCATGATGGAAATGGGGTTCATAAGGAGAATGAAGCCCATGAAGGAAATGGGACAGTGGGTGCTTTGCCACCTCCTCCACCTGTAATTCTACCAGATTTTGTACCAACGCTAGTGGAACCTGAACAAGTTAAGAAAAAGGTAGTGAGGGTTCCAATATCCAGGCGTGGCCATGGATCCAAAGGGCAAAAGATAACTCTGCTTACAAATCACTTCAAAGTCAATGTTACAAATGTTGACGGCCACTTCTTTCATTATAGT GTTTCCCTTTCTTATGAAGATGGTCGTCCTGTTGATGGTAAGGGAATTGGACGGCGAGTAATTGATAGGGTGCAAGAGACATATGATAATGAGTTAGCTGGCAAGAACTTTGCTTATGATGGGGAGAAGAGCTTATTTACTGTTGGTCCCCTTCCACGCAACAAGCTTGAGTTTACTGTTGTGTTGGAGGAAATTTCATCCAACAG AAATTATGGAAATGGAAGTCCTGATGGGCATGAAAGTCCTAACTCAAGTGATCGAAAGAGATTACGTCGCCCTTATCACTCCAAAACTTATAAAGTGGAGATTAGTTTTGCTGCAAAAATCCCAATGCAGTCTATTGCTAATGCATTACGAGGTCAAGAATCAGAGAATTCCCAAGAAGCCTTGAGGGTTCTGGATATCATACTACGGCAGCATGCAGCTAGACA GGGCTGCCTCCTTGTACGGCAATCATTCTTCCATAATGATCCGAAGAACTTTACTGATGTAGGTGGGGGTGTTCTTGGTTGTAGAGGGTTCCATTCCAGCTTTAGAACCGCACAGGGAGGCTTGTCTTTGAATATTG ATGTCTCAACTACGATGATAATACAGCCTGGCCCTGTTGTGGATTTTCTAATTGCCAATCAAAATGTCAGGGATCCATATTCAATAGACTGGGCCAAg GCTAAACGAATGCTAAAGAATCTGAGGATCAAGGTGATACCCTCCAACCAAGAGTACAAGATAACTGGATTGAGTGAGAAACCCTGCAGAGAGCAAAT GTTTTCACTCAAGCAGAAAAATGAGAGGGATGGGGATGGTGAATTTCAGTCCCATGAAATATCGGTTTATGACTATTTTGTCAATCATCGCAATATGGATTTACGATATTCAGCAGATGTTCCTTGCATAAATGTTGGGAAGCCTAAACGCCCTACCTATATTCCTCTTGAG CTTTGTTCGTTAGTTTCCTTACAACGTTACACAAAAGCACTTTCCACTCTCCAAAGAGCTTCGCTTGTGGAGAAATCAAGGCAGAAGCCACCAGAAAGGATGAATACATTATCTAAT GTTCTACGAAATAGCAAATATGATGCTGAACCAATGTTACGTTCATGTGGCATTTCGATAAGTACTAATTTTACCCAAGTGGAAGGCCGTGTGCTACCAGCCCCTAGG TTAAAAGTAGGAAATGGGGAGGATTTCTTTCCTCGAAATGGACGATGGAATTTCAATAACAAG AAATTAGTGGAGCCAACAAAGATAGAAAGATGGGCTGTTGTGAACTTTTCTGCACGTTGTGATATTCGAAGCCTTGTTCAAGGTCTGATAAAATGTGGAAATATGAAAGGCATT AAAATAGATGATCCATTTGATGTGTTTGAAGAGAATCCACAGCTTAGACGAGCCCCACCTATGGTCAGAGTGGAGAAGATGTTTGAGGACATTCAGTCTAAACTTCCTGGGGCTCCGCAGTTCCTTCTTTGTTTGCTTCCTGAGCGAAAGAACTCTGATCTTTATG GTCCATGGAAACGAAAGAATCTTGCTGAATTTGGAATAGTTACTCAGTGCATTGCACCTACGAAGGTCAATGATCAATATATTACCAATGTTCTCCTCAAGATTAATGCAAAG CTTGGGGGGTTGAACTCCCTGTTGGCAGTTGAACATTCTCCTTCCATCCCTGTTGTTTCCAAGGCTCCCACCATCATTCTTGGGATGGATGTGTCACACGGGTCACCTGGACAGTCTGATATTCCATCTATTGCTGCG GTTGTCAGCTCCAGGAATTGGCCTCTGATTTCTCGTTACAGAGCAGCTGTACGTACACAGTCTCCCAAGGTTGAAATGATTGATTCCTTGTTCAAAAAAGTTTCTGACACTGAAGATGAAGGCATTATGAG GGAACTGCTCTTGGACTTCTATACAAGTTCAGGGAAAAGGAAACCTGATCAAATCATCATATTCAG GGACGGTGTCAGTGAGTCGCAGTTCAATCAAGTCTTGAACATTGAACTTGATCAGATCATAGAG GCATGTAAATTCCTGGATGAAAAATGGAGCCCAAAGTTTGTGGTGATAGTTGCACAGAAAAATCACCATACTAAGTTCTTTCAATCTGGATCTCCTGATAATGTTCCACCTG GGACTATCATAGACAACAGAGTCTGTCATCCAAAGAATTATGATTTCTATCTCTGTGCACATGCTGGAATGATT GGAACTACAAGGCCAACACACTATCATGTTCTGTTGGATGAGGTTGGCTTTTCTGCTGATGATTTGCAGGATCTTGTGCATTCTCTTTCTTATGT GTACCAGAAAAGCACAACAGCTATTTCCGTGG TTGCTCCAATATGCTATGCTCACTTGGCAGCTGCCCAGGTTGGATCATTCGTGAAATTTGAAGACAAATCTGAAACGTCTTCAAGTCATGGTGGTGTGACATCTGCAGGGGCTGCTGCGGTTCCTCAACTGCCTAGATTGCAGGAGAAAGTATGCAACTCAATGTTCTTTTGCTGA
- the LOC123225873 gene encoding protein ETHYLENE INSENSITIVE 3-like produces MMLTFDEIGLCGDMSFFSAPMGESDMVPAQTEPEATVEDDYTDEEIDVDELEKRMWKDKMRLKRLKEQTKGKEGIDIAKQRQSQEQARRKKMSRAQDGILKYMLKMMEVCKAQGFVYGIIPEKGKPVTGASDNLREWWKDKVRFDRNGPAAIAKYQADNSIPGKNEGCNSIGPTPHTLQELQDTTLGSLLSALMQHCDPPQRRFPLEKGVSPPWWPTGNEEWWPQLGLPKDQGPPPYKKPHDLKKAWKVGVLTAVIKHMSPDIAKIRKLVRQSKCLQDKMTAKESATWLAIINQEETLARELYPESCPPLSSAGGSGSLVINDGNEYDVDGAEDEPNFDVQERKPESLISSNLGMDRMKEGLPVRQLSYPIKGEVITNFNFVRKRKPSTEISMAIEHQVYTCEYLRCPYSEARLGYRDRTSRDNHQLTCPYRNNSSEFGGSNFHVNEVKPVIFPQTFGQSKPTGPLYSVQPSFDISGLGVPEDGQKLITELMSIYDNDIQGNRNITPIKNAAMAESQNSLQQKVQHQQDDYFHGQAAALDGNLFEGSNMTDKHQMFPLEEGQFDRFKMTSSPFETNHNNNSFPLMFGSPFDLGSFDYKEDLQAVGMDSLPKQDTSIWF; encoded by the coding sequence ATGATGTTAACGTTTGATGAGATTGGTCTTTGTGGAGATATGAGTTTTTTCTCTGCTCCTATGGGGGAGTCAGACATGGTCCCTGCACAAACTGAACCTGAGGCAACTGTGGAGGATGATTATACTGATGAAGAGATTGATGTTGATGAGCTTGAAAAGAGAATGTGGAAGGACAAAATGCGTCTCAAAAGGCTTAAAGAACAAACCAAAGGTAAGGAGGGAATTGATATAGCTAAGCAGCGTCAGTCCCAAGAGCAGgcaaggaggaagaagatgtcTAGGGCTCAAGATGGGATCTTGAAATACATGTTGAAGATGATGGAAGTTTGTAAAGCTCAAGGTTTTGTTTATGGGATTATTCCTGAGAAGGGAAAGCCTGTGACTGGAGCATCTGACAATCTTCGAGAGTGGTGGAAGGATAAGGTCAGGTTTGACCGTAATGGTCCAGCTGCTATAGCCAAGTACCAAGCCGATAATTCAATCCCTGGCAAGAATGAGGGCTGTAATTCAATTGGTCCAACCCCTCACACCTTGCAAGAGCTTCAAGACACCACTCTTGGTTCACTGTTGTCAGCACTGATGCAACACTGTGATCCTCCTCAGAGGCGATTTCCATTGGAGAAAGGTGTTTCCCCACCGTGGTGGCCCACCGGAAATGAGGAATGGTGGCCTCAATTGGGTTTGCCAAAGGATCAAGGCCCCCCACCTTACAAGAAGCCTCATGACCTGAAGAAGGCTTGGAAAGTGGGTGTTCTAACAGCTGTGATTAAGCATATGTCCCCAGATATTGCCAAGATTCGCAAGCTTGTGAGGCAATCTAAGTGCTTGCAGGACAAAATGACAGCCAAGGAGAGTGCCACATGGCTTGCCATCATCAACCAGGAGGAGACCTTGGCTCGAGAGCTTTATCCTGAATCATGCCCCCCTTTGTCTTCTGCTGGGGGAAGCGGGTCTTTAGTGATCAATGATGGCAATGAGTATGATGTTGATGGGGCTGAAGATGAACCAAACTTTGATGTTCAAGAGCGTAAGCCTGAGAGTCTTATATCTTCTAATTTGGGGATGGACAGAATGAAGGAAGGGCTTCCAGTTCGGCAACTGTCTTATCCAATTAAGGGAGAAGTCATTacaaactttaattttgttcGGAAAAGGAAGCCATCCACTGAAATTAGCATGGCAATTGAGCACCAGGTCTATACATGCGAATACCTTCGGTGTCCTTACAGTGAAGCCCGCTTGGGCTATCGTGACAGGACTTCCAGGGACAATCACCAATTGACATGCCCATACAGAAACAATTCTTCAGAATTTGGAGGGTCCAACTTTCACGTGAATGAAGTAAAACCTGTTATCTTTCCTCAAACATTTGGACAATCAAAGCCAACTGGTCCATTGTATTCAGTGCAGCCTTCCTTTGACATATCAGGACTTGGAGTTCCAGAAGATGGGCAAAAACTGATAACTGAGCTGATGTCAATCTATGATAACGATATCCAAGGCAATAGGAATATTACTCCTATTAAAAATGCTGCAATGGCAGAAAGTCAAAATTCTCTTCAACAAAAAGTTCAGCATCAACAGGACGACTACTTTCATGGACAAGCAGCAGCGTTGGATGGGAACTTGTTTGAAGGATCCAACATGACTGATAAACATCAGATGTTTCCTCTGGAGGAAGGTCAATTTGACAGGTTTAAGATGACAAGTTCTCCATTTGAGACCAACCACAACAACAATAGTTTCCCATTAATGTTTGGTTCGCCATTTGATTTAGGATCGTTTGATTATAAAGAGGATCTACAAGCAGTAGGAATGGATAGCCTACCAAAGCAGGATACCTCAATCTGGTTCTAA